Genomic window (Hippoglossus stenolepis isolate QCI-W04-F060 chromosome 11, HSTE1.2, whole genome shotgun sequence):
GCTGCCATCCCTGAGGGGCAGTTCATTGACAGCAGGAAGGGAGCTGAGAAACTCCTTGGGTCTTTGGAAATAGATCACAATCAATACAAGTTTGGACACACCAAGGTATCGTCTGAAGATTTTCGAAAAATGATCAAAAGTTACAAATGAGTCTAGTAGATGGAGAGGATTACAAAAATTCCATTAACTATTGCTATCTTTAGGTGTTCTTTAAGGCTGGATTACTGGGTGTGCTTGAAGAAATGAGAGATGAGCGGCTCTCCAAAATCATCACCGGTATTCAAGCCAGATCCCGAGGGCTTTTGTCTCGTATTGAGTTTCAGAAAATAGTGGAACGCAGGTATCAAGATTTTATTGGTTCATTCAACAATTATTGGTttgtgatatatttatttaattaaagctTCTATTTtattggggaaaaaaacttcCAGGGATGCTCTATTGGTGATCCAGTGGAATGTCCGATCCTTCATGGGGGTCAAGAATTGGCCCTGGATGAAGCTGTTCTTCAAAATTAAACCTCTGTTGAGATCTGCTGAGTCAGAAAAGGAGATGGCCAACATGAAGGAAGAATTCCTGAAGTTGAAAGAGGCTTATGCAAAGTCTGAAGCTCGTAGGAAGgaactggaggagaaaatggTTTCCCTTCTCCAAGAGAAGAATGACCTGCACCTACAAGTCCAGTCTGTAAGTCTAATCACAGGATTTCTGATGATTTAATGTCACAATTTAACTGCACAGTAGCATCGATCATCTGTCTTGCAACTCATCATTTGTTTATAACTTGTCAGCTTAACACTTTCATTTCAGGAGCAAGATAATCTGTGCGATGCTGAAGAAAGATGTGAGGGGCtgatcaaaaacaaaatccagatGGAAGCAAAAGCTAAAGAGCTGACAGAGAggctggaggacgaggaggagatgaaCGCTGAACTGACGGCCAaaaagaggaagctggaggacgAGTGCTCTGAGTTAAAGAAAGACATTGATGACTTAGAGTTAACTCTGGCCAAAGTGGAGAAAGAGAAGCATGCCACTGAGAACAAGGTACCACAAAcactaataacaataaaatgacTCTGTGTCCAAAATATGATCTGTGATGAAGTCCTTGATAAAAATGTCTCCTGGTTATAGGTGAAGAACCTGGTCGAGGAGATGGCAGCTCTGGATGAGATCATTGCCAAGCTGACCAAGGAAAAGAAAGCCTTACAGGAGGCTCATCAGCAAACACTGGATGACCTGCAGAGTGAAGAGGACAAAGTCAACACTCTGACCAAGGCCAAGGCCAAGCTGGAGCAGCAAGTGGATGATGTAAGAAACAATATCTTATACCATGTAGATGATAAAGTAAGTATTGACAATTAAACTCACAAATGTTGTAATGATGTCAAATTAAGCTTGAAGGGTCTCTTGAACAAGAGAAGAAAGTTCGTATGGACCTTGAGAGAGCCAAGAGAAAGCTGGAGGGAGACTTGAAGCTCACTCAGGAGACTGTTATGGATCTAGAAAATGACAAGCAGCAGTTGGAGGAGCgactgaaaaagtaaaaaaagattttttacCCTGTTTATTCATTCTCACTTATTTTATGAAACAAACACTAACTGAACAACATTTTACAGGAAAGACTTTGAAATCAGTCAGCTGAATGGCAAATTTGAAGATGACCAGGCCATGATCATTCAACTGCAGAAGAAGATCAAAGAGCTGCAGGTAAAAAGCGTAAGGATGTCAATTAATTGTGAACAATTTTTCACAATGTTGCTACACTTAAACATGTTGTTGTGACATAAGGCTCGTGTTGAAGAGTTGGAGGAAGAGCTTGAGGCAGAGCGAAGTGCCCGAGCCAaggtggagaagcagagagcAGACTTGgccagagagctggaggagatcagtgagaggctggaggaggccGGTGGAGCAACATCTGTCCAGATTGAGATGAACAAGAAGAGGGAGGCTGAGTTCCTGAAACTGCGCAGAGACCTTGAAGAGGCCACTCTGCATCATGAAGCCACCGCTGCCACACTCAGGAAGAAACAAGCTGACAGTGTTGCTGACCTGGGAGAGCAGATAgacaacctgcagagagtcaagcagaaactggagaaggagaagagtgaGCTCAGACTGGAGCTGGATGACGTGGTGTCCAGTATGGAACACGTAGTTAAGTCTAAGGTACTGTACATGTTCTTGAAGGTGCACAAGTCAAATTTCCACAATGGTGCAGCCACCTGACAAACTTCAGGGTGAGACGTATCAATAAAGTGTCTTCAttcaatttgaatttaaagttgtTACTCTCCGTAGGGAAGCTAGGGGGTTACATCGGTGAGGACATTGCCTGTGTTCAGTTACTGCTCCACtttgcaaaaaactaaaatgggtTAATATATGCATAATCACCTTTTGCATCTCTGTGCTAAATTTGTAAgtgcaaaataataatagtaaatatCTTGAAAAGCAGACATTTTTGTCATCTTTTGTTTGACTAAAGCTGAATAGTTGTAAACATTGCctgtgaattatttattttgaagattATCTTGGAGAAGACCAGCAGAACCATGGAGgatcaaatgaatgaatacagaAACAAGTGTGATGAATACCAGAGATCCCTCAATGACTTCACCACCCACAGAGCGAAGCTTCAAGCAGAGAATGGTTAGTATTATGCTCTTttcatgtttcactttatttttaaatgctacACTGGATTGTTTGCCTTTCTAGATGAGCTATCaagacagatggaggagaaggaatCTCTTATTTCTCAGCTGACTCGAGGAAAGAATTCCTATAGTCAACAATTTGAAGATTTGAAAAGACTACTAGAGGAGGAAATAAAGGTATGGGGATTTACTATTAAACAATATGTGTCAATTAGTTTTTAAGACTCATAAAATAGTTTCATAGTTCAGAGGGAATACCCACATTATCTCAATTAATCCAGGCCAAGAATGCATTAGCCCATGCAGTGCAGTCCTCTCGTCACGACTGTGACCTGCTCAGGGAGCAGtatgaggaggagcaggaggccaaGGCTGAACTACAGCGCAGCATGTCCAAGGCCAACTCTGAGGTGGCTCAGTGGAGAACTAAGTACGAAACTGATGCCATCCAGAAGaccgaggagctggaggaggccaaGTGAGTCAACCATATTTCTACTTCCAACAATTCAGCAAAGTTTAAAACCAACTAACCCTGAATGAATTATGTTGTTCTCCAGAAAAAAGCTGGCTCAGCGTCTGCAGGATGCTGAGGAGGCTGTTGAAGCAGTGAATGCTAAATGTTCCTCTCTGGACAAGACCAAGCACAGGCTGCAGAATGAGATTGAAGATCTCATGGTGGATGTGGAGAGgtctaatgctgctgctgctgctctggacaAGAAGCAAAGAAACTTTGACAAGGTATCAGTATTTTTTATCATCCCCCAAAAAATTGGAATGTCTAATGCTGTATATCTCTTTAGAATCTATGGATACAATGCCTATAAATACAGCTCTTTAATGTACAAACTTTCAGAGTACATGAAAATGTACTTATTTGCTCAAATCTACCTCAGTTTGGGGatttaaacttaaaattgtACAACTTGTATCTCAATGCCTAGGTCTTGTCTGAATGGAAGCAGAAGTATGAGGAGTCTCAGTGTGAGCTGGAGAGCTCTCAGAAAGAAGCCAGGTCTCTGAGCACTGAGCTCTTTAAACTGAAAAACTCATATGAGGAGACTCTTGATCATCTGGAGAccctgaagagagagaacaaaaacCTGCAGGGTAATGTATCAGTCATCGTGTTTTACCAGGCAATCCATACAatttgcaaatgtaaaaaaaataccaacaaaACATGACGATTTCCATACACAGAGGAAATTTCTGACCTCACTGCGCAACTTGGTGAGGGAGCAAAAACTGTTCATGAGTTGGAGAAGATTCGTaagcagctggagcaggaaaAGAGTGAGATTCACTCTGCCCTCGAGGAAGCGGAGGTAGGACTAGAACCTCAAATCCACAGAGAGTTTCTTACCGACATATGGTCTctcactgagcactttattaggaacaccattAGAATACTGGATagcttctcctttttcttccaaACAGTTTCCGTTCTTTACCTCATGTTCATGAAAACAGTTTAAGACTGTTACTTTGTGACATTTAGCATTATCTGGCAAGAAGAAGGTAGCCATTAGAAGGTAAACTTATGTGAACATAGTCAACAGCAATACCCAGATATACGCCGTGACATTCAAAGCATGATTGATTAGTATTAAGGCCCAAGGGTTTCAAGATAGCACTCCTCCCAACATACTTCACGACCAGCAGCCTGGACTGctgacacaaggcaggttggGTCCAAGGATTCATAATGTTGATGCAGAATTCTGACCCCACAATCTGCAGCCTGGACGGGAATCCAGATCCGTCAGAACTGTATCTGCATGATTTTATGCTGCCACGTGATTGGCTGATCGAATGATTGCAGGAAAAATCCGGTGTTCCTGACAAAGTGCTCTGCAAGTGTATAGCACATGCACAGTTGCAAAATTAATTCTAAATATATATGGTTTGCCAAACTCCTGATGTCTATCTTAGAGTTCCCTTGAGCATGAGGAGGGCAAGATTCTGAGAGCCCAGCTTGAGTTCAACCAGATCAAGGCTGACATGGAGCGCAAACTAGCTGAGAAAGATGAGGAGATGGAACAGAGCAAGAGGAACCTGCAGAGGACCATTGACACCCTGCAGAGCTCTCTTGAAGCTGAGTGTCGCAGCAGGAATGAGGCCATGcgtctgaagaagaagatggagggagaccTCAATGAGATGGAGATCCAGCTCAGCCAGGCCAACAGGCAGGCAGCTGAGGCCCAGAAGCAACTCAAATCTGTTCATGCACATTTGAAGGTAAAAAAGGAGGcttagcattttatttttgttgccGTCCTCATCTAGTAATTTTGTAACTGGAAGCTTTGAAAACTTTCCAGGATGCTCAGCTCCAGCTTGATGACTCTCTGAGATTAAATGAAgatatgaaagaaaacatggccATGGTTGAGAGACGCAATAACCTGCTTCAGGCTGAAGTGGAAGAGCTGAGAGCTGCTCTGGAGCAAACTGAAAGAGGTCGCAAACTTGCTGAGCAAGAGCTGATGGATGTTAGTGAGAGGGTGCAGCTACTGCACTCACAGGTAAGACAGATACTACActtgtactttttaaatgttgcctTGTATTGCACTGTATAACATATTTGACCtaactttataaaaaaagaataccAGCCTGATTaaccagaagaagaagctggaggccGATACTTCCCAGCTTCAAACTGAAGTGGAGGAAGCAGTGCAGGAGTCCAGAAATGCAGAGGAAAAGGCCAAGAAGGCCATTACTGATGCAGCCATGATggcagaggagctgaagaaagaGCAGGACACCAGCTCTCACCTGGAGCGTATGAAGAAGAACATGGAGCAAACCATCAAAGACCTGCAGCACCGTCTGGATGAAGCTGAACAGATCGCCATGAAGGGAGGCAAGAAGCAAATGCAGAAGCTCGAGGCCAGGGTGAGCCTTTCTGTTACATTTGTAAGGTTTGGTAGGCAATTATGATGAAGAAGTTACTTGGAAAATCACTTGAAAATTCTCGTCCCTGGACAGATAAAGGAGCTGGAAAACGAGGTGGAAATGGAGCAGAAAAAAAGCAGTGAAGCTGTGAAGGGTATCCGTAAATATGAGCGCCGCATCAAGGAACTTACCTATCAGGTTGGTACCATGTACAGTGGGGTTCAAAAGTTTGAACTTATTTACTTGAGtggtttaaatttttttttaaaccatcatCATCCTTTATATGCGTGTGTGGTTGAAATATCTATTAGAGGAAATTAAGTTTGTAACCTGTTTCGATAGACTGAGGAGGACCGCAAGAATATTGCCCGACTCCAGGATCTAGTGgacaagctgcagctgaaagtcAAAGCTTACAAGAGATCTGCTGAGGAGGCTGTAAGTGTGGAAATACGTGGTGCCTTCTCCCTCATGCCACTCTACAATTAGTTCAACTAAtgtaatttgtttaatttgacttATACAGGAGGAACAGGCGAATGTTCACCTTGGCAAGTTCCGCAAGCTGCAGCATGACCTGGATGAGGTGGAAGAGCGAGCTGACATCGCTGAGTCCCAGGTCAACAAGCTGCGCGCCAAGAGCCGTGACGTGGGCTCAAAGGTTTGAAGCATGCATTCTGTAGTAGGTGCACAGCATCTGACCCTGACACATGCTGCCCTCTGTTGGCTACATGTATGCTTGTAAGCTACACTACCATTCAGTTATCAGCCCACTGGATATATAGCTTTGTGGTACTAAAGCAGCACTAATCCAATGACCTAAcagctgtttctctttcttctctctcccttttcaaCTCTAatggctgcagcagaaaggcTTTGATGAGGAGTGAACCTTTGGAGCCTTCAGAGACACTTTGTCCTGCTGTGTATCGTAGATCCCCTCAACTATCACTATTCACAACCTGCAGTGCCTAATAAAATATCTTCAAGCTGTTGCACATCATTCTGagcttccttcttctttttttgagaATTAATGCTTTCATCGGACATGATAAAGGAAATATTGTAATATATGATatagctgggattggctctagctTCCCattgaccctcaaaggataagcaggtATGATGTTGACCAGTCAGTATCAACAAAGAAGTTATagcttttgaataaaaaatactaaaatttGTAGTGACATATTAAAATCTGCAtacatatatgtaaatatatacagttAATTGCATATCTTAAATTGCCTTAGGGATACAAGTGGAATAAGACTGAGAAAAAGGTTTGAGCTAAATTATGATGCAGAGTTATCCTAGATGGGAAAACCCAAGGACACATTACTTGTGGCGTCACTGGGCCTAAAAACTAGAAATTCGAGGTGAGGTTGTGGCTAAACCCGttagacataaaaacaaatctcttgTTCTTAAAATAGTGGTTCAGATGTTCCACGACCCTGGGCCTCAAGGTCAAAGACAAACCAGTACTTATACTCAGGACTAACATAATCCCACACATAATCTCTCAGCTGGACAGTGAATCCTATTCAAGGCTACCTGCTCCTCCAGAGGGCTCTGGAGGTTTTCTGAGGATCAGAATTCCAATAtactgtaataaataataacaaacaaacaaaaatatatgtacacgtgcacacacacacacacacactaacattgTTTAATGTAATGGCTGATCAGTGTAGATATAATTAAGCATGTTCAATTGAATAGAATTTTAGATGCACTGTTAACCTGTATTCTTACAGTTTAATaccacaaaacatattttcagtgaGTTACTGCAATTTGCATGGCATTGTGGGTAAAGTGTTGGTTTTATAATATAGGCAATACACTTAGAAGTAACATTGTGGTATCATAAGTAGTTTGCAGTAGTACACAGACAAATGGATTGTTATACTCTGAGCTAACTCTTCTTGCCTTggtgctgtggctgctgctggagactaTAGGATAATGATTTAAgccaggaagaggaggagagggagacccTAGACCTCTGTGTTATATTCAGGGAGTCCCATGTCTCCTCTCATTACATGTCATGTCTTTAGCTCCCTGAGCAGACAAGAAGGTATCTGTGAGCTAATGAAAATACATTCACACCTGCCCATAAAGAGGTGCAGCATGTAGAGCGCAGAATGTTCTGAGGATTAACAACAGGATCAACAGGACATCTGAGCTCATGCTTGAATTAATGCAATGACTGACCAGAGATGGAGCAACCCACTGCCTCTATAATTAGATCCCCTTAAACACTGTGTATGATGCTTATGGTCTTATTTCAGGAGTTAAGTGCAACCATCTGTGATGCAAAAAACTGTTTGCTGCTATCACTGACTTGCAGAGATTTAGTTAATAGCTGGTTGGTTTATGGTTTGACCCCCGTTGTCCTAACTGAAGTCTCTCTAGGGGAAATTCCCCAGCACCACAGATGACAGTATCAACTTTTATCTAAAAAGTGAAGCTAACTAGTTACCATGAGCAGTAATTATCATCAAAGttgaaaacagacagaactcGAACTCAGTAGCGCGCATACTGCCACCATGGCCCTtaaatccattaattattcccagggcaatctgtgaaaatgtccggAAGTGCAAGGTTAAcgacaatgattttttttttttattgaacagGTTCCTCCCTGACTCATATTGCATCCTTCCGCATCCATGTTTTTGTGGAAACTTCACATTACTTCATATTACTGATATTCTGACAGAGGTACAAAACACTTAAATGGAGAAGGGCCCCATTTAGTAGGGAGCTTCGTACCCTCTGCCATTGCAACACTAAACCCCCCCCGTGAATAGAACTTGTGAATGTTTAATGTTGCATGTGATGTTCGGCAGGTTGCCTCTGTTCGGTGGGTTGCCTCTGCTGAAATGCATCCTTTTGTGTTGATTGTGCTAAAATGACCATCCGggagtttttgcgtaatctaCCTTATAAACCaaccaaaaaacaaatggacagatgATTATCCAGTGCTGACAACATCTTTGAACAAACCCCTTCACCCTCACTCTGCAAAATTATGTTTACATTAGCAGTTATTTTAAGCCTTGCACTGCTGCACTGTGATGATGTACATAACATGAACTGCATATACTGTGTCAGCAACAAGTTAGTGACTACAACAGTAACAATGACCGTAACACATACAAGTGGAACCGTTTTAAGTTACCATACGTAGTCTCTAAGAATCCCATATACAGAGTAACAGTAGGCGTCTATGTATGAAGTCAAATTTACgagttgttgttgtgatatAAACAAAGCATTTAAATCCTGTTTCCTTTATTGAGAAGGCGTTTGACCTATACGGTCAGCGTATCTTCACTCTTTAATGGGGGCATGGAATCTCTCACTTCCATTTGGCGCCCTGACACCGGCTGTCAGTAACTGTTATCAGGGTGGAAATAATCTCAGCACTTTTCAGCAGCTGTTGACCCTCCTTCTATCTCTTAACCTTTGAAGTAGCTGTGTTCACTGTTGCTGACGAATGGCTGTGCATTGTAGTTGCTATTCTATTACAAAGTGTGTTGTTTAAGTTTTGTACATCAGAGATCAGTAAATGTTATTGTAGTTGGAGCAAGTATAAGTGAGCTTGATGTACAGCATGATCAGATCATATTTACTTTTGGAGCGAGAGATTTTGAACCTCATCCGTCGGCCAAGAAGCCACAGACTTCACCTAGCAGTGCACTTTTAACATGGAACATTCAAACATGATTGTCAGTGGAATCGACCCCTCATTCTGAGTAACTTTATATCAGACAGAATGCAATGTGAGGCCGGCCATCATCTGCAACAGCTGACCCTGgtgctgaaaaaaaaaggtccCTTGTGGCTGTTCTCCTCAATCAGTGCAGGCTTCTCAGCAGGAATTTCACACAGTTATCTTTGTCCTCAAAGACACAATGCCATGTCAACAGCACTGTAACTGAGGGGCCAGCTTTTGCTACCCGCTGCCTGATAATGGGAGAAGGCTTCCGCAGTGACCTTGGCATCACATTGGATTATACCATGGTGGCACAGCCGTCTATTGTGTGTCATCATTACACCCTTTCAGTGAATCTCAAGCATGTCACCTGTGACAGACCTCGGTCTGTGCTGCCTCGCACTTGTCGCCTGGTTAATCTCACAGACTAATGTTCTTTATTTAGACCACCCCACTTGGTATCTGATGGCGGTTTAGGTTACTGCAAAGTCCACTCTATGATAACCAAAAGTAGTTTGTTGCTAA
Coding sequences:
- the LOC118118211 gene encoding myosin-7 isoform X1 — translated: MGDAEMSVFGAAAPYLRKSDRERMEASMRVFDIKKECFVPDQVEEFVKATVTSRDGNKVTVDTQRGKTVIVKDTDIMQQNPPKFDKLEDMAMLTFLHEPAVLFNLKERYAAWMIYTYSGLFCVTVNPYKALPVYNQQVVAAYRGKKRAEAPPHIFSISDNAYQYMLADRENQSILITGESGAGKTVNTKRVIQYFASIAAGGIKKEISKDKGTLEDQIIQANPALEAFGNAKTIRNDNSSRFGKFIRIHFDARGKLASADIETYLLEKSRVTFQLKAERDYHIFYQILSNKKPELLEMLLITNNPYDYASISQGETQVASIDDADELMGTDSAFDVLGFTQEEKNSVYKLIGAIMHYGNMKFKMRQREEQAEADGTEDADKSAYLMGLNCADLIKGLCHPRVKVGNEWVTKGQNVAQVTYAVGALSKAIYEKMFLWMVIRINQSLETRQPRQYFIGVLDIAGFEIFDYNTFEQMCINFTNEKLQQFFNHHMFVLEQEEYKKEGIEWTFIDFGMDLQACIDLIEKPMGIMSILEEECMFPKASDSTFKAKLYDNHLGKSANFQKPRIVKGKPEAHFALMHYAGTVDYNIYNWLVKNKDPLNETVVGLYQKSNLKLLPVLFANYAGVDSALGEGTEVKKEKKKKGSSFQTVSALHRENLNKLMTNLRSTHPHFVRCIIPNETKTPGAMENPLVMHQLRCNGVLEGIRICRKGFPNRILYGDFKQRYRILNPAAIPEGQFIDSRKGAEKLLGSLEIDHNQYKFGHTKVFFKAGLLGVLEEMRDERLSKIITGIQARSRGLLSRIEFQKIVERRDALLVIQWNVRSFMGVKNWPWMKLFFKIKPLLRSAESEKEMANMKEEFLKLKEAYAKSEARRKELEEKMVSLLQEKNDLHLQVQSEQDNLCDAEERCEGLIKNKIQMEAKAKELTERLEDEEEMNAELTAKKRKLEDECSELKKDIDDLELTLAKVEKEKHATENKVKNLVEEMAALDEIIAKLTKEKKALQEAHQQTLDDLQSEEDKVNTLTKAKAKLEQQVDDLEGSLEQEKKVRMDLERAKRKLEGDLKLTQETVMDLENDKQQLEERLKKKDFEISQLNGKFEDDQAMIIQLQKKIKELQARVEELEEELEAERSARAKVEKQRADLARELEEISERLEEAGGATSVQIEMNKKREAEFLKLRRDLEEATLHHEATAATLRKKQADSVADLGEQIDNLQRVKQKLEKEKSELRLELDDVVSSMEHVVKSKIILEKTSRTMEDQMNEYRNKCDEYQRSLNDFTTHRAKLQAENDELSRQMEEKESLISQLTRGKNSYSQQFEDLKRLLEEEIKAKNALAHAVQSSRHDCDLLREQYEEEQEAKAELQRSMSKANSEVAQWRTKYETDAIQKTEELEEAKKKLAQRLQDAEEAVEAVNAKCSSLDKTKHRLQNEIEDLMVDVERSNAAAAALDKKQRNFDKVLSEWKQKYEESQCELESSQKEARSLSTELFKLKNSYEETLDHLETLKRENKNLQEEISDLTAQLGEGAKTVHELEKIRKQLEQEKSEIHSALEEAESSLEHEEGKILRAQLEFNQIKADMERKLAEKDEEMEQSKRNLQRTIDTLQSSLEAECRSRNEAMRLKKKMEGDLNEMEIQLSQANRQAAEAQKQLKSVHAHLKDAQLQLDDSLRLNEDMKENMAMVERRNNLLQAEVEELRAALEQTERGRKLAEQELMDVSERVQLLHSQNTSLINQKKKLEADTSQLQTEVEEAVQESRNAEEKAKKAITDAAMMAEELKKEQDTSSHLERMKKNMEQTIKDLQHRLDEAEQIAMKGGKKQMQKLEARIKELENEVEMEQKKSSEAVKGIRKYERRIKELTYQTEEDRKNIARLQDLVDKLQLKVKAYKRSAEEAEEQANVHLGKFRKLQHDLDEVEERADIAESQVNKLRAKSRDVGSKQKGFDEE
- the LOC118118211 gene encoding myosin-7 isoform X2; its protein translation is MGDAEMSVFGAAAPYLRKSDRERMEASMRVFDIKKECFVPDQVEEFVKATVTSRDGNKVTVDTQRGKTVIVKDTDIMQQNPPKFDKLEDMAMLTFLHEPAVLFNLKERYAAWMIYTYSGLFCVTVNPYKALPVYNQQVVAAYRGKKRAEAPPHIFSISDNAYQYMLADRENQSILITGESGAGKTVNTKRVIQYFASIAAGGIKKEISKDKGTLEDQIIQANPALEAFGNAKTIRNDNSSRFGKFIRIHFDARGKLASADIETYLLEKSRVTFQLKAERDYHIFYQILSNKKPELLEMLLITNNPYDYASISQGETQVASIDDADELMGTDSAFDVLGFTQEEKNSVYKLIGAIMHYGNMKFKMRQREEQAEADGTEDADKSAYLMGLNCADLIKGLCHPRVKVGNEWVTKGQNVAQVTYAVGALSKAIYEKMFLWMVIRINQSLETRQPRQYFIGVLDIAGFEIFDYNTFEQMCINFTNEKLQQFFNHHMFVLEQEEYKKEGIEWTFIDFGMDLQACIDLIEKPMGIMSILEEECMFPKASDSTFKAKLYDNHLGKSANFQKPRIVKGKPEAHFALMHYAGTVDYNIYNWLVKNKDPLNETVVGLYQKSNLKLLPVLFANYAGVDSALGEGTEVKKEKKKKGSSFQTVSALHRENLNKLMTNLRSTHPHFVRCIIPNETKTPGAMENPLVMHQLRCNGVLEGIRICRKGFPNRILYGDFKQRYRILNPAAIPEGQFIDSRKGAEKLLGSLEIDHNQYKFGHTKVFFKAGLLGVLEEMRDERLSKIITGIQARSRGLLSRIEFQKIVERRDALLVIQWNVRSFMGVKNWPWMKLFFKIKPLLRSAESEKEMANMKEEFLKLKEAYAKSEARRKELEEKMVSLLQEKNDLHLQVQSEQDNLCDAEERCEGLIKNKIQMEAKAKELTERLEDEEEMNAELTAKKRKLEDECSELKKDIDDLELTLAKVEKEKHATENKVKNLVEEMAALDEIIAKLTKEKKALQEAHQQTLDDLQSEEDKVNTLTKAKAKLEQQVDDLEGSLEQEKKVRMDLERAKRKLEGDLKLTQETVMDLENDKQQLEERLKKKDFEISQLNGKFEDDQAMIIQLQKKIKELQARVEELEEELEAERSARAKVEKQRADLARELEEISERLEEAGGATSVQIEMNKKREAEFLKLRRDLEEATLHHEATAATLRKKQADSVADLGEQIDNLQRVKQKLEKEKSELRLELDDVVSSMEHVVKSKIILEKTSRTMEDQMNEYRNKCDEYQRSLNDFTTHRAKLQAENDELSRQMEEKESLISQLTRGKNSYSQQFEDLKRLLEEEIKAKNALAHAVQSSRHDCDLLREQYEEEQEAKAELQRSMSKANSEVAQWRTKYETDAIQKTEELEEAKKKLAQRLQDAEEAVEAVNAKCSSLDKTKHRLQNEIEDLMVDVERSNAAAAALDKKQRNFDKVLSEWKQKYEESQCELESSQKEARSLSTELFKLKNSYEETLDHLETLKRENKNLQEEISDLTAQLGEGAKTVHELEKIRKQLEQEKSEIHSALEEAESSLEHEEGKILRAQLEFNQIKADMERKLAEKDEEMEQSKRNLQRTIDTLQSSLEAECRSRNEAMRLKKKMEGDLNEMEIQLSQANRQAAEAQKQLKSVHAHLKDAQLQLDDSLRLNEDMKENMAMVERRNNLLQAEVEELRAALEQTERGRKLAEQELMDVSERVQLLHSQNTSLINQKKKLEADTSQLQTEVEEAVQESRNAEEKAKKAITDAAMMAEELKKEQDTSSHLERMKKNMEQTIKDLQHRLDEAEQIAMKGGKKQMQKLEARIKELENEVEMEQKKSSEAVKGIRKYERRIKELTYQTEEDRKNIARLQDLVDKLQLKVKAYKRSAEEAEEQANVHLGKFRKLQHDLDEVEERADIAESQVNKLRAKSRDVGSKKGFDEE